The genomic region CGAGCATGCAggcatacacacgcacacagaggTCCACAAAGAACAGTGCATCTTCATCCTATCCACACAGGGCTACATACACCCCTGGACCTTCCACACCCAGACTCCGGCACACACAAATCTTCAGTCGTTCACAGCCTCGCGCAGACCTTACCATGTACACAAACACAGCCACCTAGAGGCACCTGCACAGACCACAAAGTCACAGGTTCCTACATCTATCCAGGAGCTCACATTCACGCATTCACCTGCACGGAGAAGCATCTACACAGCCACGGCAATCTCAGAAAGTCACACAACCATGAGATCGTGGTCGTCGACATTCTCCCATGCAGCTGTGTGCGTGCGACCACCCCCACGCCTCCCCCCACCGCACACACAATCTTAGAATTACTTACGACTTCACGAAGAGGTTTAACCATACAGTTTCAGGCACACGTGGAGCTACACAATCTCACCTAGACACCCAAACACAGTCACGTGGACCCTCTTCTTCCTGTGActctcacaccacacacatacttaCTGAGCCTTAAAATCATACCCAACCTGACACACGAGCTTAACCTCCAACCCCACCCTGTCCTCAGTCCACAACGGCAGGTAAGATCACACACTCACTGCACTGTGGCCAGGACAGGATCTCACTGTCGCTCCAGCGCGCTGCTCTCCTTCCCCTGCGACCTCCTCCCCTGGGGTCCCCCGAAGCCCGCGGCTGCCCGAAGGGGCGGAGCCGTCCTCTCAGATATAAGGCTCCGAAGTCCGCAGCTGCGGCTCCCAAGGCCCCCTGAAAGGCCATGGTCGCCCCGCAGATGCCCCAGCTCCTCTCCTCGACGGTGATCCTGGCGCTCTTTTTCCTTCCCCAGGTCAGAGCCGAAGTGGAaaggggggatgggagggagggagacccgGGGGTCTTGGGGATGGGGCGCGGGGCGGATGAGACGCCTGGTTCCCCCCGACCCCCCTCACGCGGTTCCCCTCTCCGCCCCAGGTACAGCCGGCCGGCGTCTTCGAGCTGCAGATCCACTCTTTCGGGCCGGGACCAGGTCCGGGCGCCCCGCGGTCCCCCTGCAAGGCCGGGGGCTCCTGCCGTCTCTTCTTCAGGGTCTGCCTGAAGCCAGGGCTCTCCGAGGAGACCGCCGAGGCTCCGTGCACCCTGGGCGCGGCGCTGAGTGCGCGCGGACCGGTCTACACTGCGCAACCGGGGGCTCCAGCGCCCGAACTGCGGCTGCCTGACGGCCTCCTGCGCGTGCCTTTCCGGGACGCCTGGCCGGTGAGACCCAGCCCCGGGGCATTCCCGTGTGGGGGCCTCACCAGAACCTCGGCTGCCATCTGCCCTCCAACTTCCAACACCCTGCCCTCCTGGGATTCCAAATTCCCAGTACCGCTATCTCGAATTCCACATTCTCACACGCAGAAACCCTgcccatgcgtgcatgctcagtagctaagttgtgtccgactctttgcgacccaatttTCTGACTCCAACTTGCCCTCTAGGGATCCCAagtccaccctccccccacccacatcTGGAAACCCGAATGTCCAGAACCCCATGCTTACCTTCTGGAAATTCTCAATTCACTGACCCCTCGCCATGTTCCTTGGGGATCCCTAAACACTGGGATCCTAATTTTTATACCCAAATTTCCTTGCACCTGGGGACCCTTCTACACTCTGTCTTGGGTACCCCCAATATCTTCTCACCTTATCTCACACCTTTCAGTTGGGGCCTGTAGCCATGACTTTTTCACCTCCAAAATCCTATTTCCCATCCCACAACCCCCAAAGCATAGAGGCGAACacaggttttgggtttttttttttttaattctagacCCTTGTCCTTTTAGGGAAGAGACTTTCTCTTTTCCAGCCTCAGCTCCCTCATCTGTTAAACAGGGGACCATCATGGTACATCACAGCGGTCCTTTTTGAGGGGTCCTTGAGTATAGTGCTTCCTACATAGTGAGTGCtcaattgttattgttcagtcactcagttgtgttcgcctctttgccaccccatggactgcagcacaccaagcttccgtccttcaccatctcccagagtttgctcaaattcacgtctattgagttgatgccatccaaccatctcgtcctcggtcatccccttctcctcctgccttcaatctttctcagcatcagggtcttttccaataagtcagctcttcgtatcaggtggccaaagtattggaacttcagcaccagtccttccaatgctcAATAAAGACAGCCAAAACAGTCATTCCTTCCCTGGGCCAGTCCATCTGGGAATTGTCCTGTCCGAGTCTTGCGTCCAGCACGGTCATCACTCTTTACCCCTGAAGTCTGGCCTTGACCAGTACCTGCCCTGACcactgtcttcattctttcctcccaccttcctccaccCACCCAGGGCACCTTCTCTCTCATCATCGAAACCTGGAGAGAAGAGTTAGGTGGACAGATTGGAGGTGAGTGTCTTCagttctgggtctttgctgcagaGTGTGGGGGCTCCAGGGAGTTGGGGCATGATGTGAGGTCAAGGAGAGTGACACTGGGCTGTCCATAGGGTGGGGTGTTCACAGAATTGCTGCCCCCATGGTGTCGTCACAGTTCTGGAGTGTGCTGCAGGGTGTTGACAGCCCCAGGACTCTTGGCATGTCGATACAGAAATGTCCTGACATCAGACAAAATGGGTTGGGGAGTCGGGGGAAGCTCTCTTACTGTCTTGAAATTGAGTCAGTGGACCAGGATATAATATTTAACAGTCCTGTTCTGTCACCATCTGATTTTGAGAACCCAGGGTCCAATATGAGTTACTTTCTCGTTCTTGTGTGTAAAGCTCTGTCACCTTGGCCACATAGAGGGCCCCAGGAGCCCTTTGGGATGTTGCAGTTTCACCAGACAGGTTTCAGGGAGGGACAATGGATGATCTTAACCTTAATTGGAGGGGATCTCTGGTGCTATATAAGACCCACAGTGGGGGTTCTGTCATCATTTTCATATAAGATCCTGAGACACAATTTGGAGGTGTTTTGACCTCACTTCAAAGACTGTCATTGTCCCTTGGCCATAAAGGGGTATCATACGTCCCAGGGTGGTTAAGAGGTCTCTTTACTGTACAAAGATCCTAGGGCAAAATACAGGGGCATTTCAGCTTCGGGAGAACCGTTATCATCATGATGGTCACCGGGATTGCGTCATCAACGATTCCCAAGGCGCACTGGCAGAGTTTGCAGCCTTGCTGAGTAACTCATCCTCAGGACTCAAAAGGAGTGTTTTGACCTCCTTGAGATGGGCAGGGAGAGTGCGACCCTGAGACTGAGTCGGGCTGCACCCCAGCACATCTCCCTTCTCCCCGAAGGTCCCGCCTGGAGCCTGCTGGCGCGCGTGGCGGGCCGGCGTCGCCTGGCGGCCGGCGGCCCATGGACCCGGGACGTGCAGCGCGCAGGCTCCTGGGAGCTGCGCTTCTCCTACCGTGCGCGCTGCGAGCCGCCGGCCGTCGGAGCTGCGTGCGCGCGCCTCTGCCGCTCGCGTGGCGCCCCCTTGCGATGTGACCCGGAACTGCGCCCTTGCGCGCCCGTGGAGGACGAGTGCGAGGAACCGCGTGAGTCCTGCGTTCAACCCCACCCCATCCCGTCACCGTCCCCAGGCCCCTTTCACCACCTAGTTACCCGCTTCAGGGAACTGGGGACCCGAGGACCCCTCCCCAGTTCCATTCAGAGTCTTCAGCCCGCTCCCAGGATCCAGCTACCACCTTCAGGGAAAGTCCTGCCTGGACACTCCAGCCCCGTTCCCTCTTCCCAGCACTCGTCTCCCCCAGTTGGAACCCCACACCCATTTCCCATCTTGTACCCCCAGTTCCTCCCCTAATCCATACTCACACCCCTTTCCCGATGCTCGGACCCCAAAGCTCTTCTTTCTAATTTTGGGGCTTTCCTACTTCTACTCAGGAACTTGGGAGGCTCCTCCCATTCCCCCGCCGCCCTGCCCCACCAATCCGCGCTCCCTGCGATTGCACTCCAGACCTCACTGTGTTCTAAAGCTTGGGATCCCCACCTACCTGGATACCCCAGTGTCTGAGTCCCTAGAACTCCCAGGCTTGCCATAGCCTCCCAAACCTGCCCTAATCCAAGGCCCTCCCATTTCCCCTGAAAGGCTGGAGGTCCCTCCTcaatcttctttcttccttctctctccaggcTCAGACCTGGGATCCCTCACTCCATTCTCCTTccaagagcacagactctggaactCATTGGTCTGGGTTTTAAATCCTCCCTCTACTGCTTCCTTGCTGGGTGAATCACCCCGCCtcttggggcctcagtttccctgtctgtaaacTGGGGATCTCAATACCATGTAGCTCAGTAGGTTGTCAGTCACAAATATCAAATGAGGGATGCAGGGAAAGTGCTCAGAATCATCTCTGATTTCCTATCCTCCTGACTCTGCTCTTCATCAATattcctctcccctctgcctctctctccttccccccacaGCCGTGTGTCgagcaggctgcagcccagagcACGGCTTCTGTGAGCAGCCGGATGAGTGTCGATGCCTGGAGGGCTGGACTGGGCCCCTCTGCACGATCCCTGTCTCCAGCAGCAGCTGCCTCAGCTCCAGGGGCCCATCATCTGCCACCACTGGATGCCTTGTACCTGGGCCTGGGCCCTGTGATGGGAACCCGTGTGCCAATGGGGGCAGCTGTAGTGTCAGTATCAACCCTCCCACCTCATCCTGGACCATACTTTACTCGGGGAGTCCCCTGCTTGGGGCTCCATGACtcagcagcctcagggaggctagctatcagggagggcttcctggaggtctCCAGCCTGCATCTGGGGCTCTGAAGTAGGATGAGGTGATGGGGCTTGGGGAGAGCAGGCCCAGTGGGTGGCACCTAATGGGGTGTATGTGGGAGTGCTGAGGGATCCTGTGGGCTAGGGAAGAACTCAGGGCTCAGGTAAGGGTGGTGGGACCAGGTGGGTTGAGGATTCGGGATGGGCGAGCATcagagaagacttcctggagatgGACCAGGGCTGGGCTTCTGAAGTCTGGTTTGGTGGATGGGGGGTGACTGGAGAAGCTAGACCAGATGAGTGGCCTGGGGGAAGcaaaggtggtggtgggggtaaGCCTGGGATGAAGCAGAGCTCAGTGAGGGGGACAGTGACAGAGTTCAAGTTAGAGGCAGGGTGTGAGAAGGAGAGACCCAGGGAAGTCTTCACGGAGGAGGTGGGCTTAGAGCTAGGATCTGGAATTAGGCCTGGGCCATGCAGGCAGCACCAGGGAGGGCAGACAGGGCGGGCAGCATTTGATCGGCAAAGGTATAGTGGTGGGAATGgaatctctctgggcctccagaGCCTCCCCTCTGTGGGGCCGGATGGGCAGACCCAGAAACACGGAACAGGGGGGTTGTCTTGGCCCAGGGACTTCCCCCAGGAGGCCTCTGTGACCTGGGAGGTGGGACTGGACAGGGAGCAGCCCCCCAGTGACCCAGGGTGAGGAGCGGGATAGGGTTTCACTCCAAGGGAATGCTGACCCCAAGTTTTCTTGTCTGTGCCCAGGAGACCCTGGGGTCCTTCGAATGCACCTGTCCCCGAGGGTTCTACGGGCTGCGGTGTGAGGTGAGCGGGGTGACATGTGCGGACGGACCTTGTTTCAACGGTGGCTTGTGTGTGGGAGGCGCAGACCCCGGCTCGGCCTATATCTGCCACTGCCCGCCCGGGTTCCAAGGCTCCAACTGTGAGAAGAGGCTGGACCGGTGCAGCCTGCAGCCATGCCGGAATGGTGAGGTGGGGAGAGCAGAGCGGGGAGGGATGAAGGCGGGGGCCCCGCACGGTCAGTGGGCAAGAAAAGGGCTTGGCTCACGCAGTcccggggtggtgggggggcgggggcggggatcCTGACTTTGCCCTGAGGCCTGAGGAAGTGATCCTCCCCCTGGCTGCCCAGCCTCAGTTTGTTCTGTGAACCGGGTGAGATGATATTCCTATCTCAGAAATCTTTGTTGACCATCCACTGTGTGTCAGGCCCTGTTCTGGGAATGCAATAGGAAATGAGATGAAAACCCCTACCCTCaaagaggaacttcccaggtggcgctcgtggtaaagaacccacctgtcaatgcaggtagacataagagacgcaggtttgatccctgggtcaggaaaatcccctggaggagggcacggcaacccagtccagtattctcgcctggagaatcccatggacagaggagcctggcgggctgcagtccatggggtcgcacatgactgaaacgactttgcattcacacacacacacaatgagtaAATAAAGGTTAGATAGTGATAAAAACCTAAGAAGAAACAGTCAGAGGGGGAGTGTGTATAGGTGGCAGATTGACATTTTAGCTAAAATGGGTAGGGAAAGCCTTGCTGAATGGAGGGAGGGAGTCATGTGGGGGTCTGAGGGAAGAGTATATTCCAGGAGGAGGGATGAGCAcgtgcaaagaccctgaggcaggaATGTGCCTGGTGTGCTGAGGACTGTGGGGAAGCGAGTGTGGTTGGAGCAGAGTGAGTGACGAGAGAGTGAGGTCAGGGAGGTGACGGGGACAGAGCCTGTAGGGCTTCATGGGTTACGGGGAGGATTTTGGTGTTACCCAGAGGGAGACGGAGCCACAGGAGGGTACTGAACAGTGGAGAGACCTGATTTGATATAGATATTACAACATTAAAGGAGATCACGAATGTGAAGGCCTCAGTGAGCTCTTCTTATAAtacttgtttagtcgctaaatcgtgtcggactttctgtgaccccatggtctgttgcccgctaggctcctctgtccatgggattcctcaggcaagaatactggagtgggttgccatttccttctccagaggatcttcccgaactgagccaccagggaagcctattagaAGCCTACTGCTCTCCAAAACACTCATTGAGTGTGTTGACTCTGGGCTGAGTGGTACTGGGGACACAGTAGTGGCCAGAACAGCTCTGGGCTCTGTCCTCAGAGGGGTGTCAGTCCAGAGGGGAAGGCAGAGTCGTCCTCAGACAGAGCCAACAGTGGCTAAGCGAGCGCAGGGCTGGGATGGAGGAAGAATCAGggatggcttcctggaggagggggcgccTAAGTGCACCTGAGAAGAGAGCAGGggaaaagaatgggagaaaagaagagaaaggggaagtgGAGGCGTGGGCAAAGGCAAGGTGGTCCAGACCCGTCGTTCTGGAACTGTTAACTATTTCAGTACGGTAAAGCCGAGACAAAagacaagaaacacagaagtaaagaGGTTGTGAGGCTCAGTCAATCCAAGACCACTCGGGGGGAAAGGAGGCGGGTTGGCTTTCCAGGCAAACTCCAAGAGCCCTTGAATTAAACGAGATAGAGGGGCCCAGAGAAGAGGTAGGGGCGAGGATTTCCGAGTTGAGAAAAAGAAgcgcgggcggggtgggggagccgCTACCCTGACGCTCCCTTCCCCACAGGCGGACTCTGCTTGGATCTGGGCCACGCCCTCCGCTGCCGCTGCCGCGCCGGCTTCGCGGGGCCGCGCTGCGAGCACGACTTGGAAGACTGCACCGGCCACACCTGCGCCAACGGCGGCACCTGCCTGGAGGGCGGCGGCGCGCGCCGCTGCTCCTGCGCGCTGGGCTTCGGCGGCCGCGACTGTCGGGAGCGCGCCGACCCGTGTGCCGCGCGCCCCTGCGCCCACGGCGGCCGCTGCTACGCGCACTTCTCCGGCCTCGTCTGCGCCTGCGCGCCGGGCTTCATGGGCGCGCGGTGCGAGTTCCCGGTTCACCCCGACGGCGCGGGCACATTGCCCGCGGCCCAGCCTGGCCTGAGACAGGGGGACCCACAGCGCTTCCTTTTGCCGCCGGCTTTGGGACTGCTGGTGGCCGCGGGCTTGGCCGGCGCTGCGCTCTTGCTGGTCCACGTGCGACGCCGTGGCCCTAGCCGGGATACTGGGCCTCGCTTGTTGGCGGGGACCCCGGAGCCGTCGGTCCACGCGCTCCCTGATGCACTCAACAACGTGAGGACGCAGGAAGGTCCCGGGGACGGCCCGAGGTGAGGGGCTCGATCGCAGACGTGAGCCTTGTGCTCCTTGGCTGCTTTCGTCAATCTGTGGTGCAATTGGCCTGAGTCCTTGATGGACCTTCCTGATTGGTCCATTTCTGTCCAGCCTTTTTCTGGTTGGGTGGTTTCACAAGTCCCTTAGTTGGCTTTGGGTGGGAAAACAGAATATGAGAATTTAAAGGGTCTAGATCTTACTTTTCTCCCCCGTAGCCCGTCCTCAGACTGGAATCACCCTGAAGATGGAGACGCTCGTTCGATTTACGTCATATCTGCTCCTTCCATCTATGCTCGGGAGGTAGTTAACCCGCCTCTCCCCCCTCTGCGCACTTTAGGCACAGTGGACAGAGGCAGCCCCTGCTTTAGCTGTAGATCccctttctctgtaaaatgggggttgggtgggggtgggtagagtCTCTGGAAGATTCTAAAGGCCACTTCTCAGTTTTGACTTGATTTAGTTCTGTTTGCATCCCTTTTACTGTCCTTTGAGCTCCTTGGCATCTTCTCTTTAGATGACCTTTGGGCCTCAAGAGGTGGGGAGCTTCAGGCTAGAGCTTCTCCAGTGATGTCCACTCACTGGAGAAAGGGAAGAGCGGCAGAAGGACAGCCCCTCTCCCCCTTATTTTGGACCTACCCATTGGCTTGGGAGATCTTAGTTCCGGTTcatggatggaacccagatctccggCATTGAAAgcctggattcttaaccactggacatccagggaagtcccagaaggcaACCCTTTCTAATGCTTCCTACTTATTCTGTTTCTAGGCTTGACCTGGCCCTTCTCCATCAGCACGTGGAGACAGAACctgaatatttttgtgttctctgcTTCAGACACTTTGGAGTTCAAGCTGGAAGGGGTGACAGAGAGAATTTTGCCATTGGAAGTTGTACATAGTGGTTATTTAtatcctgtctctctctccccatgcCTCCAGAGATATCTATAAAAGCTCTTAGTTTGATCAGCTTTGACTCATCAAGTTGAGTGCTTTGTATGTGGTGTTGGGGCTGAGGGAAGAGATTTTTGTCTCCTGAGAATAGACAGGACTGTGTTGCAGAGGGTCGGAAATAACTCAAAGTTGTTTAAGCAAGAGAATGTATTagttcataaaactgaaagcccCATGGCAGGTGTCGCTTCAGCAGGACTGAGTTCAGAGGCTCAGTGTTTTTCTCCAGTTGTCTCTGGGAGGACTTCATATGTAGGATGGATGGGCTTTCACTGCCCCTGGCTTGTCACATGGCCTTACTTGAACTAGTGGCCAGGCAAGTATGACATATTTTTATTGGCCAGGTTTGGCCATTTGTCTGGTGTGTGGCGGGGATTAAGGTTAGCCTGTTCAAATCACATGGAATATGTGGGCAAAAGAGTGTCCCTTTGTCTAGCAAAAGTCAGGGTTTGTTATTAATACTAGGTGTAAGTACTGTACGTGGCAGGCAAACAAACAGAACCAGTTGGTGAGAACAGAAAGAACCTTTTCTACAGAGGAGTGGGAGGCTCAGAGAGTAGGGTAATTGTTGCAGCTCCTTCCTAATGAGATGGAGCAAATCTAAGATCTAGTAGAGAGGGGGATACCTTCCTAAATTTGAGGACTATCCTAAAACTGCATTATACATCTAATACTACTTCTACCACTGAAGCTATAAAAAAGTCTGCATCAGGACCTCTGgctgtccagtagttaagactccacacttctctGTGTggtgtggtgcagccaaataagtaaatgaataatctttttaaaaagcccaCATCAGCCAATTTCTGCCAGTCCTCCTTCCCCATATTTTCTAATGGCGGGGACAGTGCCCAAACACCTTTGGAAATGAGCAGAATCATaggggtgaaagaagagagaacagTGAGAAAAGTAACAACAAATGAAGGAGTCCTTCTATGAAGGACATCAGCCAAGGGATccacatattctttaaaaaaattttttttattgaagtatagttgatttaatttattataaattcttttaatttatatattacttCTTTTAATTTAGTTGATAGATATCATGTTGAATACATACCTATATGTACAAATTCCTCTTTCATGTTTCACCATATTGAATTTCTGTGTCATGAGGATTCTCTGTACCATTAAGGAATATGGacattgagggacttccctggtgatccagtgtttaggactccacGCATCCAACACGTAaggctcaggtttgattcctggtggggAGCTCGAATCCCACATTCC from Muntiacus reevesi chromosome 2, mMunRee1.1, whole genome shotgun sequence harbors:
- the DLL3 gene encoding delta-like protein 3, translated to MVAPQMPQLLSSTVILALFFLPQVQPAGVFELQIHSFGPGPGPGAPRSPCKAGGSCRLFFRVCLKPGLSEETAEAPCTLGAALSARGPVYTAQPGAPAPELRLPDGLLRVPFRDAWPGTFSLIIETWREELGGQIGGPAWSLLARVAGRRRLAAGGPWTRDVQRAGSWELRFSYRARCEPPAVGAACARLCRSRGAPLRCDPELRPCAPVEDECEEPPVCRAGCSPEHGFCEQPDECRCLEGWTGPLCTIPVSSSSCLSSRGPSSATTGCLVPGPGPCDGNPCANGGSCSETLGSFECTCPRGFYGLRCEVSGVTCADGPCFNGGLCVGGADPGSAYICHCPPGFQGSNCEKRLDRCSLQPCRNGGLCLDLGHALRCRCRAGFAGPRCEHDLEDCTGHTCANGGTCLEGGGARRCSCALGFGGRDCRERADPCAARPCAHGGRCYAHFSGLVCACAPGFMGARCEFPVHPDGAGTLPAAQPGLRQGDPQRFLLPPALGLLVAAGLAGAALLLVHVRRRGPSRDTGPRLLAGTPEPSVHALPDALNNVRTQEGPGDGPSPSSDWNHPEDGDARSIYVISAPSIYAREA